A stretch of Castanea sativa cultivar Marrone di Chiusa Pesio chromosome 2, ASM4071231v1 DNA encodes these proteins:
- the LOC142624749 gene encoding serine/threonine-protein kinase PBL27, whose product MGGCFPCFGSSNSEGSDVKEVTKKDSIKDGSTQSHHVSRVTSDKSKSRSGSDPKKEPAIPKDGPTAHIAAQTFTFRELAAATKNFRPESLLGEGGFGHVYKGRLESTGQVVAVKQLDRNGLQGNREFLVEVLMLSLLHHPNLVNLIGYCADGDQRLLVYEFMPLGSLEDHLHDIPPDKEPLDWNTRMKIAAGAAKGLEYLHDKANPPVIYRDLKSSNILLDEGYHPKLSDFGLAKLGPVGDKTHVSTRVMGTYGYCAPEYAMTGQLTLKSDVYSFGVVFLELITGRKAIDNTRAPGEHNLVAWARPLFKDRRKFPKMADPLLKGRYPMRGLYQALAVAAMCLQEQAATRPLIGDVVTALTYLASQTYDPIAAAAQNNRVGPSTPRSRDERRGMADGLDSPEDRGRLGSPSTHKNSPDFRKRDARESSTGTALSRIETGGGSGRKLGLDELERHESQRDSPVGTGRARETPRNRDLDRERAVAEAKVWGENWREKKRANAMGSFDGTYE is encoded by the exons ATGGGTGGGTGTTTTCCTTGTTTTGGATCATCCAACAGTGAGGGAAGTGATGTAAAGGAAGTGACCAAGAAAGATTCAATAAAAGATGGCTCAACTCAATCTCATCATGTGAGCAGGGTTACTTCAG ACAAATCAAAATCTAGAAGTGGTTCAGATCCTAAGAAGGAACCAGCTATTCCAAAAGATGGACCAACAGCACATATTGCAGCACAAACATTTACATTTCGGGAACTTGCAGCGGCAACAAAGAACTTTAGGCCAGAAAGTTTACTGGGTGAAGGAGGTTTTGGACATGTTTATAAAGGTCGGTTGGAGAGCACTGGACAG GTAGTTGCTGTGAAACAGCTCGACAGAAATGGTCTTCAAGGAAATAGAGAATTTTTAGTGGAGGTACTCATGCTTAGCCTCTTACACCACCCAAACCTTGTCAACTTGATCGGTTATTGTGCTGATGGAGACCAACGCCTCCTTGTTTATGAGTTTATGCCATTGGGGTCCTTGGAGGATCATTTACATG ataTTCCACCGGACAAGGAGCCCCTGGACTGGAATACAAGGATGAAGATTGCAGCAGGTGCAGCTAAGGGGTTGGAATATTTGCATGATAAAGCAAATCCTCCTGTCATATACAGAGACTTAAAATCATCCAACATCCTTCTTGATGAGGGATATCACCCTAAGCTATCAGATTTTGGACTTGCGAAACTAGGTCCTGTTGGTGATAAGACTCATGTGTCCACACGTGTCATGGGGACATATGGGTATTGTGCTCCGGAATATGCTATGACAGGTCAACTCACTCTAAAGTCTGATGTCTATAGTTTTGGAGTTGTCTTTCTTGAACTTATAACAGGGCGCAAGGCAATTGATAATACACGAGCTCCTGGAGAGCATAATCTTGTTGCTTGG GCACGACCACTTTTCAAGGATCGTAGAAAATTTCCCAAAATGGCTGATCCACTACTGAAAGGTCGTTATCCAATGCGAGGACTCTACCAAGCTCTTGCAGTTGCAGCCATGTGTTTGCAGGAACAAGCTGCTACCAGGCCTCTAATAGGGGATGTTGTGACTGCTCTCACATATTTAGCCTCCCAAACATATGACCCAATTGCCGCGGCCGCTCAAAATAACAGAGTTGGTCCATCTACTCCTAGGAGCAGGGATGAAAGGAGGGGCATGGCAGATGGGTTGGATAGCCCAGAAGATCGTGGGCGGCTTGGTTCCCCTTCTACTCATAAAAATTCACCTGATTTCAGAAAGAGAGATGCAAGGGAATCAAGTACTGGCACAGCATTATCCAGGATTGAAACCGGTGGTGGTTCTGGGAGAAAATTGGGTTTGGATGAGTTAGAGCGACATGAATCTCAGAGAGATAGCCCCGTAGGTACTGGAAGAGCAAGGGAAACACCAAGAAATCGCGATTTAGATAGAGAACGTGCTGTGGCAG